A genomic stretch from Microplitis mediator isolate UGA2020A chromosome 10, iyMicMedi2.1, whole genome shotgun sequence includes:
- the LOC130675587 gene encoding ELKS/Rab6-interacting/CAST family member 1-like, which produces MECDILKKSMCLCGSEYEFSPTLSISLINMSRHSSSSKTPQIICSCCNCNPFQDDSKEIEICDLGFALRKLAAMSRQMKKWQGERLSLENEIRSLKKALKSCGMNPSPIESKSFVDSKPENENLKSQIISLMRNIGYCQSEISYLSCKIDGLNDLLENIEQLGLHRGELVNQKLSEETAAANISNLEKEIQVLKNQLQEHQRTSEESTDNLSDSDKQHPAVREENHIKELESHREEVVNKELSEESAVASISNVEREIQVLKNESQEHQRTSEESNDNLSDSDKQHPALREENDIKQLDMHQGEVVNKELSEEIAAASISNLEREIQVFKNESQEHQRTIKESNDNLSDSDKHSAVRKENHIKKSESHRGEVVNKKLSEEIAAVSISNLEREIQVLKNQVQEQIQEHQQTNEKSNDNLSGSDKQHPAVREENHSLQDDKLALKNFIQQLQNSYDEVMRQFLDTKNKVDLILSQVKKLDGDIIALKRENENLTKENSAITQQLNANNDNLDDVYNKLNLSKIKLSDKETQLKSLESNFNDYTSMGETLSAELDNLRSEVENIKKNCNTELRAMEEKAKELSAVKDEFDQRDKNWNQLKIESDSLKKDIRALENDNKVLNNHLERVDSVINKLQVENDSLKLKMKTFDTESKSVEIDHGVQQKTQDESMKPSIDSETKDAKSERESTHLKTDYSQTDEDVSSNTPLQENLNILKDNVVKLKEKIETRNIENDQFYKELNKIKNHLENLELKSNQTLKLNEELMNKIKTMKTETTSLDRKIAGLQTDKNINIGSHDKGSSSKHDSFKENFNTLKDNVVNLKEKIETHNIENDQFHRELDKLRNHLENLELKSNQTLKLNEELMDKVKTINDETAGLDRKIVGLLTDKNVNIGSHNKDTLSKHDGFQGKRGLEKPELNNKDTDDFVAIKKNDDDFRRTNKTSNEVKFKVLSDTVDAVRTDQFTKDFEAQRKELDSLRLEKMTLQDNLKKAENDLRKYKSENRNLKDEVGKKVDGPSARIEKTYEDHNNLSHDNVKSQQAMLRKTKLNNQVLNTTSKSFKQKSNSKSLLDNESIINELLDFICRRMIKQIEGLSHIHGIIRDMKNDSSERTVTITSLISDNSMILNFSNPLATKISELSDDLSNGITDIIRDLTAVSEIWRDCWRENKKLKEIVENETSKTQNYSEDDILKFDRQLEFLTLTQLADIHDKICFITSKKVNEDECVISCCQLNRTSSSSKRLNRCQQNYEMAGKRVAALQRQILKKQLQTENKVTFIRKTLRHEQAELIGISGIINQEKERNYALHFIVDPTLFTSNKCAAKCAKNNKFISIVEWKKNTDHN; this is translated from the exons atggaatgcgatattttaaaaaaatccatgtgcTTATGTGGTTCTGAGTATGAATTTTCACCGACTCTTTCAATTTCTCTGATTAATATGTCGAGGCATTCTTCATCCTCTAAAACACCACAGATCATATGTAGCTGTTGTAATTGTAATCCGTTTCAAGATGACTCGAAAGAAATAGAAATCTGTGACCTTGGATTTGCTTTGCGTAAGCTTGCAGCAATGAGTCGTCAAATGAAGAAATGGCAGGGAGAACGTTTGAGTCTGGAAAATGAAATACGGTCTCTCAAAAAAGCTCTTAAGTCTTGTG gTATGAACCCGTCACCTATAGAGTCAAAGTCGTTTGTCGATTCTAAacctgaaaatgaaaatttaaaaagccaGATTATTAGTTTAATGCGTAATATTGGATACTGTCAATCTGAAATCTCTTATTTAAGTTGCAAAATTGATGGGCTGAATGATCTATTAGAAAATATTGAACAACTTGGTTTGCATCGAGGAGAATTAGTTAATCAAAAGTTATCTGAGGAAACTGCTGCAGCAAACATCAGTAACTTGGAAAAAGAGATTCAAGTATTAAAAAACCAATTACAGGAACATCAACGTACAAGTGAAGAATCTACTGACAATTTAAGTGACTCTGATAAACAACATCCGGCTGTGAGAGAAGAAAATCATATTAAAGAACTTGAATCGCATCGAGAAGAAGTAGTTAATAAAGAGTTATCTGAAGAAAGTGCTGTAGCAAGCATCAGTAACGTGGAAAGAGAGATTcaagtattgaaaaatgaatcaCAGGAACATCAACGTACAAGTGAAGAATCTAATGACAATTTAAGTGACTCTGATAAACAACATCCAGCTCTGAGGGAAGAAAATGATATTAAACAACTTGACATGCATCAAGGAGAAGTAGTTAATAAAGAGTTATCTGAAGAAATTGCTGCAGCAAGCATCAGTAATTTGGAAAGAGAGATTcaagtattcaaaaatgaatcaCAGGAACATCAACGTACAATTAAAGAatctaatgataatttaagTGACTCTGATAAACATTCAGCTGTGAGGAAAGAAaatcatattaaaaaatctgaatcGCATCGAGGAGAAGtagttaataaaaagttatctGAAGAAATTGCTGCAGTAAGTATCAGTAACTTGGAAAGAGAGATTCAAGTATTGAAAAATCAAGTACAGGAACAAATACAGGAGCATCAACAAACTAATGAAAAATCGAATGATAATTTAAGTGGCTCCGATAAACAACATCCAGCTGTGAGGGAAGAAAATCATTCTCTACAAGATGATAAATTAGCTTTGAAGAATTTTATTCAGCAATTACAGAATAGTTACGATGAAGTGATGAGGCAATTTTTAGATACAAAAAACAAAGTTGACTTAATTCTAAGTCAAGTCAAAAAATTGGACGGTGATATTATTGCATTAAAaagagaaaatgaaaatttaacaaaagaaAATTCGGCTATAACCCAACAACTGAACgcaaataatgataatttggATGATgtgtacaataaattaaatctgtcaaaaataaaactttctgATAAAGAAACTCAACTCAAAAGTTTGGAGTCAAATTTCAATGATTACACGTCCATGGGAGAAACCTTATCAGCAGAATTAGATAATTTGAGAAGTGAGgtcgaaaatataaaaaaaaactgtaacaCAGAATTGAGAGCAATGGAAGAAAAGGCTAAAGAATTGTCTGCGGTAAAAGATGAATTTGATCAACGTGACAAAAACTGGAACCAACTTAAAATTGAGTCCGATTCTCTAAAAAAGGACATAAGAGCTTTAGAAAACGACAACAAAGTTTTGAATAATCACTTAGAAAGAGTAGACTCAGTAATAAATAAGCTTCAAGTAGAGAACGATAGTctgaaattgaaaatgaagACATTTGATACAGAATCTAAAAGTGTTGAAATTGATCATGGGGTACAGCAGAAAACTCAAGATGAATCGATGAAACCGTCAATAGATTCAGAAACTAAAGACGCTAAATCGGAAAGAGAATCCACTCATTTAAAAACTGACTATTCTCAAACAGATGAAGATGTTTCTTCAAATACTCCTCTTCAAgaaaacttgaatattttgaaagacaatgtagtaaaattaaaagaaaaaattgaaacacgTAATATTGAAAACGACCAGTTTTACaaagaacttaataaaataaaaaaccatttgGAAAACCTTGAGTTGAAATCTAATCagacattaaaattgaatgaagagcttatgaataaaattaaaacaatgaaAACTGAAACTACTAGCTTAGACAGAAAAATAGCTGGGTTACaaactgataaaaatataaatattggaaGTCATGATAAAGGAAGTTCATCAAAACATGAtagttttaaagaaaatttcaatactTTAAAAGACAatgttgtaaatttaaaagaaaaaattgaaacacaTAACATCGAAAATGATCAGTTTCATAGAGAACTTGATAAACTAAGAAATCATTTGGAGAACCTTGAGTTGAAGTCTAATCagacattaaaattgaatgagGAGCTTATGGATAAAGTCAAAACAATAAATGATGAAACTGCTGGCTTAGACAGAAAAATAGTCGGGTTATTAACTGATAAGAACGTAAACATTGGAAGCCATAATAAAGATACTTTATCCAAACATGACGGTTTTCAAGGGAAAAGGGGACTGGAAAAGCCAGAATTGAATAACAAAGATACGGATGATTTTGttgcaattaaaaagaatGATGATGATTTTAGGCGTACGAATAAGACTTCAAAcgaagttaaatttaaagttttgagCGACACAGTTGATGCGGTACGCACTGATCAATTTACTAAGGATTTTGAAGCACAACGAAAAGAATTGGACAGCTTAAGGCTAGAAAAAATGACTTTAcaggataatttaaaaaaagcagaGAATGATCTTAGAAAATACAAAAGTGAGAatcgaaatttaaaagacgAAGTCGGTAAAAAAGTTGATGGACCATCAGCCCGAATAGAAAAAACATATGAAgatcataataatttatcacatgATAACGTAAAATCTCAGCAAGCCATGTTAAGAAAGACAAAACTAAATAATCAAGTACTTAACACTActtcaaaaagttttaaacaGAAATCAAATAGCAAATCGCTCCTGGATAACGAAAGTATAATCAACGAGTTGTTAGATTTCATTTGTCGGAGGATGATAAAACAAATTGAAG gATTATCTCATATACATGGCATTATTCGTGATATGAAGAATGATTCTTCGGAAAGAACTGTCACCATTACATCCTTAATCTCAGATAattcaatgattttaaatttttcaaatcctTTAGCAACCAAAATTTCCGAGTTATCTGATGATCTTTCGAATGGTATTACAGACATTATAAGAGACCTAACAGCAGTTAGTGAGATTTGGAGAGATTGTtggagagaaaataaaaaattaaaagagatAGTCGAA aatgaAACTTCTAAAACACAGAATTATTCCGAAGATGATATTCTTAAATTTGATAGGCAGTTAGAa TTTTTAACGCTGACACAGTTAGCTGACATACACGACAAAATATGTTTCATAAcatcaaaaaaagtaaatgaagATGAGTGCGTTATATCATGTTGCCAACTAAATAGAACATCAAGCTCTTCGAAACGTTTAAATCGATGTCAACAAAACTATGAAATGGCCGGCAAGAGAGTAGCTGCCTTACAACGgcagattttgaaaaaacagtTACAAACTGAGAACAAGGTTACGTTTATCCGGAAAACACTGAGACACGAACAGGCAGAGCTCATTGGAATTTCTGGAATAATAAACCAAGAAAAAGAGCGTAATTATGCCCTTCACTTTATTGTGGACCCAACCTTATTTACATCCAATAAATGCGCAGCCAAATGcgccaaaaataataaatttatttccattgttgaatggaaaaaaaacacCGATCATAACTAA
- the LOC130676175 gene encoding elongation of very long chain fatty acids protein 7-like, with the protein MQFSEIYRFLFEEISDPRVTNWPLMSSPFPIAIILAGYLSFVLLIGPLYMKKRRPYTLHKVMIYYNIFIAFSSLLVFLGLLTSGFTTKLSWGCEPVDYSYDPESISMARWVWWLMILKICELGDTVIFTLRKKFNQSSFLHIYHHATTVCLAWIACKYAPGGMWTFIMMPNCIIHVIMYTYYLLASLGPNLQKRLAPWKPWLTILQMTQFLIMAIHTSQALAPACEPTRKPLAYIYMSQVIIIFYLFFNFYKKTYVTKKCQQ; encoded by the exons ATGCAGTTTTCGGAAATCTACCGCTTCCTCTTCGAAGAAATTTCAG ATCCGAGAGTAACTAATTGGCCTTTGATGTCCAGTCCATTTCCGATAGCAATAATTTTAGCTGGATATTTGTCATTTGTTCTTCTAATCGGGCCATTGTACATGAAGAAAAGACGGCCTTATACTTTACACAAAGTTATGATttactacaatatttttattgcgtTTTCTAGTCTTTTAGTGTTTCTCGGG CTTCTAACATCAGGTTTTACAACAAAACTTTCCTGGGGTTGTGAACCAGTTGATTATTCTTATGACCCAGAGTCAATAAGT ATGGCGAGATGGGTTTGGTGGCTgatgattttgaaaatatgtGAGCTAGGCGATACAGTCATTTTCACACTGCGaaagaaatttaatcaatCATCTTTTCTACACATTTATCATCATGCTACAACCGTTTGTCTTGCATGGATTGCTTGCAAATACGCTCCAG GTGGCATGTGGACTTTTATTATGATGCCAAATTGCATCATTCATGTCattatgtatacatattatCTTCTTGCAAGCTTAGGaccaaatttacaaaaaagacTCGCTCCTTGGAAGCCGTGGTTAACAATCTTGCAAATG ACGCAGTTTTTGATCATGGCTATCCACACTTCCCAAGCATTAGCACCAGCCTGTGAGCCAACTCGGAAGCCACttgcttatatatatatgtcacaagttattataatattttatctattttttaatttttataaaaaaacttatgtAACAAAAAAgtgtcaacaataa